Proteins encoded together in one Ogataea parapolymorpha DL-1 chromosome III, whole genome shotgun sequence window:
- a CDS encoding Mannose-6-phosphate isomerase, translating into MSSAPKLFRVIGGAQNYDWGKLGSTSAVARFAKLNDPENVSIEEEKPYAELWMGTHPSVPTVSAQDRTPLRDLVRAAPEEMLGQDIIDKFGSKEGIPFLFKVLSIRKVLSIQAHPDKALARQLHASDPKHYPDDNHKPEMAVAITDFEAFCGFKPLAEIDALLQKIPEFRELVGDDVVAEFHSGIDSSDVAGKKKLLQKVFSRVMNSPESKFEPLAARLVERTKSDPQLFGETLADLIQRLDAQFPNDIGLFCGCLLLNHCILKSGEAMFLEAKDPHAYISGDIMECMAASDNVIRAGFTPKFKDVEVLVDCLTYSFNPVEEQKLKPAPFPRGTGVAELKLYDPPIDEFSVLQTTFTSAGAEKFEGLDGPSLLIVTEGKGKIKLQGSDEALDASTGNIFFVAPKAAIELVSESKDTFTSYRAFCEA; encoded by the coding sequence ATGTCTTCCGCTCCAAAACTGTTCAGAGTCATTGGAGGCGCCCAGAACTACGACTGGGGAAAACTCGGCTCCACGTCTGCGGTCGCGCGGTtcgccaagctcaacgacCCGGAAAACGTCTCCATAGAAGAGGAAAAACCCTATGCTGAGCTCTGGATGGGCACCCATCCATCTGTTCCTACCGTTTCTGCTCAGGACAGGACTCCGTTGAGAGATCTTGTGCGTGCTGCGCCAGAAGAGATGCTTGGTCAGGATATCATCGACAAATTTGGCTCCAAAGAGGGCATTCCTTTCCTGTTTAAGGTGCTTTCGATTCGCAAGGTGCTCTCCATCCAGGCCCATCCAGACAAGGCCTTGGCAAGACAGCTGCACGCGTCCGACCCAAAACACTACCCAGACGATAACCACAAGCCGGAAATGGCTGTTGCGATCACTGATTTCGAGGCGTTCTGTGGTTTCAAGCCGCTTGCAGAGATAGATGCCCTGCTGCAAAAAATCCCAGAATTTAGAGAGCTTGTTGGCGATGACGTTGTTGCCGAGTTCCATTCCGGAATCGACTCCTCCGACGTTGCTGGGAAAAAGaagctgctccaaaaagtGTTCAGCCGCGTCATGAACAGTCCAGAGTCCAAGTTCGAGCCTCTCGCGGCCAGACTTGTGGAAAGAACCAAGTCGGACCCGCAGCTTTTCGGCGAGACACTTGCCGATCTCATACAGCGTCTGGACGCTCAGTTCCCTAACGATATTGGCCTCTTCTGCGGGTGTCTGCTGCTCAACCACTGCATTCTGAAGTCGGGTGAGGCCATGTTCCTCGAAGCCAAGGACCCACATGCCTACATCTCCGGCGATATCATGGAGTGCATGGCTGCTTCCGATAACGTGATCCGTGCCGGGTTCACACCAAAGTTCAAGGACGTGGAAGTTCTTGTTGACTGTCTAACTTATTCGTTCAATCCTGTTgaggagcagaaactgaagcCAGCTCCGTTCCCAAGAGGAACCGGTGTTGCCGAACTGAAGCTGTACGACCCGCCTATTGATGAGTTCAGCGTCTTACAGACCACGTTCACGAGCGCTGGAGCCGAGAAGTTCGAAGGTCTGGACGGCCCTTCGCTGCTGATTGTCACGGAAGGTAAGGGAAAAATCAAGCTGCAAGGCTCCGACGAGGCTCTGGACGCCTCGACGGGAAACATTTTCTTTGTGGCTCCGAAGGCCGCGATCGAGCTTGTTTCCGAGTCCAAGGACACTTTCACCTCGTACCGTGCTTTCTGCGAGGCCTAA
- a CDS encoding Pyrimidine pathway regulatory protein 1, with product MKRSLEQLLGPADEKKSSLHLYRAACVRCRKKKMKCTSDLPRCAGCAKANVECVSIDPVTGREVPRSYVVSLESRVEELENRLRSLEGATPAEAPDSAYSNRSDSYIDNVQNSTAASGSKAPPSFMGASSGIPFSKLMVTALNLRGPDSSSHKVHTSNQSIMDPSVLKKTVAGSNIALLPPKQQALSLLSVYFAQSNAQLPIFHREEFLARYFQPIYGDVPLDVSFASTYTAINPQFFAPHREEDTWYYQYTRILDQEVEKNKNADLVQVANSIDVPAQFHVPLFFMNMVFAISSSVTLLKYPDHISDNFKNAAMLYIDSVYGSHDRLEALQGILCFALYSLMRPAVPGIWYILGSALRVCVDLGLHFEGDYKFDAFTLDLRRRLFWCCYSLDRQVCFYLGRPFGIPEESCSVPFPSELDDAFITRNAAVADFSAKTSTMPTYKLVSLSMFRIRRLQSEVQSILYDKRELPRRFASLEDWHADITRRLDQWKADTPKSPRKMNCDFIHEFFILNYSHTKVILNGLSPRSFSLTLENYINVLEASKDIIYSYYELYQSQVINYTWAATHNLFMAGSSFLYAIFNCEEAKKRISVEELQTAAMYCSIVLSGLSGKCEAAVQCRDIFDLLTAAVIRIRYANFVDPVDVSLPSTEQIKQFQPGNHVNEHLKDLVSSLPATMRSMGSNPDFAAPASKPYEPTTNESELTTFFEELNKLESMPSSRSPSDIHSPAKAARLGPSGESPLHLRSPSDMAYDQNVDRRLSKEGQKIYKMIFQVPTESIWEQFFANPGVDQ from the coding sequence ATGAAACGGtctctggagcagctgcttggcCCCGCAGACGAGAAAAAGTCCTCGCTCCATCTGTACAGGGCAGCATGTGTGCGCTGCCgtaagaaaaaaatgaaatGCACCAGCGACCTGCCCCGTTGCGCTGGCTGCGCCAAAGCCAACGTCGAATGCGTGTCCATTGACCCGGTGACCGGCCGTGAGGTGCCGCGTTCGTACGTGGTGAGTCTCGAGTCTCGAGTGGAAGAATTGGAGAACCGTCTGCGCAGTCTCGAGGGCGCCACGCCCGCAGAAGCTCCCGACTCGGCCTACTCCAACAGATCCGACTCCTACATCGACAACGTCCAGAACTCGACCGCCGCCTCGGGCTCAAAGGCGCCGCCCTCGTTCATGGGTGCTTCCTCGGGCATTCCGTTCTCCAAACTCATGGTGACGGCCCTCAATCTCCGGGGCCCCGACAGCTCGAGCCACAAGGTGCACACCTCGAACCAGTCCATCATGGACCCTTCTGTGCTGAAAAAAACGGTTGCCGGGTCGAACATCGCGCTTTTGCCGCCGAAACAGCAGGCTCTTAGCCTGCTGTCTGTCTATTTTGCGCAGTCGAACGCCCAGCTCCCGATTTTCCACAGAGAAGAGTTCCTGGCACGCTATTTCCAGCCCATCTACGGCGACGTCCCGCTCGACGTCTCGTTCGCCTCGACCTACACCGCCATTAATCCGCAGTTCTTTGCGCCGCACAGAGAGGAAGACACCTGGTACTACCAGTACACGCGGATCCTCGACCaagaggtggaaaaaaacaaaaatgCCGACCTCGTCCAGGTCGCCAACTCCATCGACGTGCCTGCGCAGTTTCACGTCCCGCTGTTTTTCATGAACATGGTGTTTGccatctcgtcgtctgTCACACTCCTCAAGTACCCGGACCATATTTCCGATAACTTCAAGAACGCGGCCATGCTGTACATCGACTCCGTCTACGGCTCCCACGACCGGCTCGAGGCACTTCAGGGCATTCTGTGTTTTGCGCtgtactccttgatgaGGCCTGCCGTCCCTGGTATCTGGTATATCCTGGGATCGGCGCTGCGTGTCTGTGTCGACCTTGGCCTCCATTTCGAGGGTGACTACAAGTTCGACGCATTCACGCTTGATTTGCGTCGCAGACTCTTCTGGTGCTGCTACTCGCTCGACAGACAGGTGTGTTTCTATCTCGGAAGGCCGTTCGGCATTCCCGAAGAGAGCTGCTCCGTGCCATTTCCgagcgagctcgacgacgCGTTCATCACCAGAAACGCCGCCGTGGCCGACTTCTCTGCCAAAACGTCCACCATGCCGACCTACAAGCTCGTGTCGCTGTCGATGTTCCGCATCAGGCGACTCCAGTCCGAGGTGCAGAGCATTTTGTACGACAAACGAGAGCTGCCTCGTCGTTTCGCCAGTCTGGAAGACTGGCACGCAGACATCACCCGCAGACTCGACCAATGGAAGGCCGACACGCCCAAGAGCCCGCGCAAGATGAATTGCGACTTTATCCACGAATTCTTCATCCTCAACTACAGCCACACCAAGGTGATTCTCAACGGCCTGTCGCCGCGAAGTTTTTCGCTCACGCTCGAAAATTACATCAACGTGCTCGAGGCCTCTAAGGATATTATTTATTCGTATTATGAGCTGTACCAGAGCCAGGTGATCAATTACACGTGGGCAGCCACGCACAACCTATTTATGGCTGGATCGTCGTTTTTGTACGCCATCTTCAATTGCGAAGAGGCCAAAAAGCGCATCTCCGTGGAAGAGCTACAGACGGCGGCCATGTACTGCAGTATCGTGCTGTCAGGGCTTTCTGGCAAGTGCGAGGCCGCAGTGCAATGCCGCGACATTTTCGATCTTCTCACGGCAGCAGTTATCCGCATTAGATACGCCAACTTCGTCGACCCAGTAGACGTCAGCCTGCCATCCACAgagcagatcaaacagTTCCAGCCAGGCAACCACGTGAACGAGCACCTCAAGGACTTGGTCTCCAGTCTTCCCGCCACAATGCGCAGCATGGGAAGCAACCCGGATTTTGCAGCTCCAGCATCAAAGCCGTACGAGCCAACCACCAACGAGTCGGAGCTGACGACTTTCTTCGAGGAactcaacaagctggagtcCATGCCGTCCAGCAGATCGCCCAGCGACATCCATTCGCCCGCCAAAGCGGCGCGCTTGGGCCCTTCGGGCGAGTCGCCGCTCCACCTGAGGTCTCCGTCAGATATGGCATACGACCAGAACGTCGACCGCAGACTGTCCAAAGAGGGCCAGAAAATCTATAAGATGATATTCCAAGTGCCGACAGAGAGCATCTGGGAACAGTTTTTCGCCAACCCGGGTGTCGATCAATGA
- a CDS encoding Sphingosine-1-phosphate lyase has translation MAFDLDAFQTAAREKYESLAACAVLYYERHSLVELARDFLILWYLLGWVASLLRVAYAYGPVRSATMLYRRWAKRFYRAVLKLPIMRRKVDSEVREVKKQLEHSLLVKASTSYNEVPEYGLTEKEVIDKLDELSRLKAANWKDGKLSGAVYHGGDELIDLQSQAYHKFAVANQLHPDAFPGVRQMEAEVVSMVLRLFNAPESGCGTTTSGGTESLLLACLAAREKARAERGLKEFEIIAPKTVHAAIFKASQYFNMKLHLVDLDENYIGNLTQIRRLINKNTCLLVGSAPNFPHGLVDDIAGLSQLAVQHRIPLHVDCCLGSFVIAYYEKAFQKALDPFDFRLPGVTSISCDTHKYGFAPKGSSIIMYRSNEYRKYQYFVSTEWVGGLYGSPTLAGSRPGALTVGAWATMVYMGDDGYTKACQDIILTARRLRQTIEEEIPELQIIGNPQLSVVAFRSDKLNIHKLGDMLGKKGWHLSALQHPPALHLAVTKLTVPAIDTLLLELKAAVKQLALEKTDIQSDTAQLYGVANSLQTGSVADQLIGCFLDTLYQTEPTL, from the coding sequence ATGGCATTTGATCTGGACGCATTCCAGACAGCAGCGCGCGAGAAATACGAGTCACTGGCCGCTTGTGCCGTGCTGTACTATGAGCGCCACTCgctggtggagctggcgcGCGACTTCCTGATCCTGTGGTATCTACTGGGCTGGGTCGCTAGCTTGTTGCGTGTGGCGTATGCGTACGGCCCCGTGCGCAGCGCCACGATGCTATACCGGCGCTGGGCCAAGCGGTTCTACCGTGCGGTGCTGAAGCTGCCGATTATGCGCAGAAAAGTGGACTCGGAGGTGCGCGAGGTgaaaaaacagctggagCACTCACTGCTGGTCAAGGCCTCCACCTCCTACAACGAGGTGCCCGAGTACGGTCTCacggaaaaagaggtgatcgacaagctggacgagctgagcCGCCTCAAAGCCGCCAACTGGAAGGACGGCAAGCTGTCTGGTGCGGTGTACCATGGCGGCGATGAGTTGATCGACCTGCAGTCGCAGGCATATCACAAATTCGCTGTGGCCAACCAGCTGCACCCGGACGCATTTCCGGGAGTCCGCCAAATGGAGGCCGAGGTGGTGTCGATGGTGCTGAGGCTGTTCAACGCGCCGGAATCCGGCTGCGGCACCACCACGTCGGGAGGCACAGAGTCGCTGCTACTGGCATGTCTAGCGGCAAGAGAAAAGGCTCGCGCAGAGCGGGGCCTGAAAGAGTTCGAGATCATTGCGCCCAAGACGGTCCACGCGGCCATTTTCAAGGCGTCGCAGTACTTCAACATGAAACTGCATCTCGTCGACCTGGACGAAAACTACATCGGAAATCTGACGCAGATCAGACGGCTTATCAACAAGAATACGTGCTTGCTGGTTGGCTCTGCGCCAAACTTCCCGCACGGCCTTGTCGACGACATTGCCGGGCTGTCGCAATTGGCCGTCCAGCACCGCATCCCGCTGCACGTGGACTGCTGTCTAGGCTCGTTTGTGATTGCGTACTACGAAAAGGCGTTCCAAAAGGCATTGGACCCGTTCGACTTTAGACTCCCCGGCGTCAcgtcgatcagctgcgACACGCACAAGTACGGCTTTGCGCCAAAGGGCTCGTCCATTATCATGTACCGCTCCAACGAGTACAGAAAGTACCAGTACTTTGTGTCCACGGAGTGGGTGGGGGGACTCTATGGTTCCCCCACGCTAGCAGGCTCACGGCCCGGCGCGCTCACCGTGGGCGCGTGGGCCACGATGGTGTACATGGGTGACGACGGTTACACCAAGGCGTGCCAGGATATCATTCTGACGGCGCGCAGACTCAGACAGACGATCGAGGAGGAAATTCCAGAGCTCCAAATCATCGGCAACCCGCAGCTCTCAGTGGTGGCATTCCGCTCCGACAAACTCAACATTCACAAGCTTGGCGACATGCTCGGCAAAAAGGGGTGGCATCTGAGCGCGTTGCAGCACCCGCCCGCGCTGCACCTCGCCGTGACAAAGCTTACCGTGCCCGCCATCGACACtctgctgctcgagctcaaggcTGCCGtcaagcagcttgcgcTCGAGAAAACCGACATCCAGTCCGACACCGCGCAGCTGTACGGAGTGGCCAACAGTCTCCAGACCGGCTCGGTGGCCGACCAGCTGATTGGCTGTTTCCTGGACACCCTGTACCAGACGGAGCCAACGTTGTAA